The proteins below are encoded in one region of Ferruginibacter lapsinanis:
- a CDS encoding ribonuclease H-like domain-containing protein, with product MQNISLQNLLLIDIETVSEKSDFDQLDKDWQILWEEKTSRTLPEGINAAAYYQQRAGVMAEFAKIVCISIGYFKKEEGWQLRIKSFYHDDEKVLLKNFIDTIQQIESINNKWCFTGHNIKEFDIPFLCRRLLINNFPIPPYLDFQNMKPWETNMIDTFQYWRFGDYKNYTSLKLLAASLKVPSPKDDIDGSMVGNVYWKENDLKRIAVYCQKDVVTVANIILRFKNMELLKEEQIVFV from the coding sequence ATGCAAAATATATCACTCCAAAATCTTCTATTGATTGATATAGAGACTGTTTCAGAAAAATCTGATTTTGACCAACTTGATAAAGACTGGCAAATACTTTGGGAAGAAAAAACAAGCAGAACTTTGCCTGAAGGAATTAACGCAGCCGCTTATTACCAGCAAAGAGCAGGCGTAATGGCAGAATTTGCAAAGATCGTTTGCATAAGTATCGGTTATTTTAAAAAGGAAGAAGGCTGGCAATTGCGTATCAAATCATTTTATCATGATGACGAGAAAGTGCTGCTTAAAAATTTTATTGACACCATTCAGCAAATTGAATCGATCAATAATAAATGGTGTTTTACCGGGCATAATATCAAAGAGTTTGATATACCTTTTTTGTGTAGAAGATTACTGATCAATAATTTTCCAATTCCTCCTTACCTCGATTTTCAAAATATGAAACCCTGGGAGACTAATATGATAGATACGTTTCAGTACTGGCGTTTTGGGGATTATAAAAATTATACTTCTTTGAAATTACTAGCAGCATCATTAAAAGTACCATCCCCAAAAGATGATATTGACGGCAGTATGGTAGGTAATGTTTATTGGAAAGAAAATGACCTAAAGCGTATTGCTGTGTATTGTCAGAAGGATGTGGTAACAGTAGCGAATATAATTTTACGATTTAAGAATATGGAATTGTTGAAAGAAGAACAGATTGTGTTTGTGTAG
- a CDS encoding T9SS type A sorting domain-containing protein: MYKIDVTTRAATLIGSTNESFIDIAFDPLTNILYGTVGATLYTIDINNGTATQVGSSFTGSIFGLFFTDGAELYGFHTANINSNSATTTYYKINKIDGTRVSAGSGPQATRADACSCPFRLSHTLKTKAACMRPGQDTVFTVSLTNITTSFQSATFDLTMDKRFSFTETASQIQANVQSLFPGSSAVATISSVNGGTNNVISINSIKVPVTTSTPPSFNLAIKAKVSGFNAGEQILFQSVIDVPGNTLNLGADLSDDPLTAQLDDATTITICTPNNGPLPVSISDFKGQLNQSNAILNWTTQHELNTNKFEIERSFDGVDFDKLAELPAKASGGTATNYQYTDAYVYGGTIVYYRLKAIDNDGIFKYSSVVTLKMNGALSQTIVYPTSFSDFLSVYANIVKRGKITIYLSDAVGKKVAGKTALLETGSNTVTLNGLDKLQKGFYFVKIYNENEFVEIRKVIKQ, translated from the coding sequence TTGTACAAAATAGACGTTACTACCAGAGCGGCTACATTAATTGGTAGTACCAATGAGTCTTTTATTGATATTGCATTTGATCCGCTTACAAATATTTTATATGGAACAGTAGGTGCAACTTTATATACAATCGATATAAACAACGGTACGGCAACACAGGTAGGAAGCTCCTTTACGGGGTCTATTTTTGGCCTTTTCTTTACTGATGGAGCTGAATTGTATGGTTTTCATACTGCAAACATTAATTCCAATAGCGCTACTACTACTTATTATAAGATCAATAAAATAGATGGTACAAGAGTTTCTGCTGGCTCTGGTCCGCAGGCTACCCGTGCAGATGCATGTAGCTGCCCTTTCAGGTTATCACATACATTAAAAACTAAGGCTGCTTGTATGCGTCCAGGACAAGACACTGTGTTTACAGTTTCGCTAACAAATATCACCACCTCTTTCCAAAGTGCAACTTTCGATCTTACGATGGATAAAAGATTTTCTTTTACTGAAACAGCTTCGCAAATTCAGGCAAACGTTCAGTCTTTATTTCCAGGTTCTTCTGCAGTTGCAACAATAAGCAGTGTCAACGGTGGTACCAATAATGTAATTTCAATTAACAGTATTAAAGTGCCCGTAACTACTTCTACACCTCCATCCTTTAACTTAGCTATAAAAGCAAAAGTTTCAGGTTTTAATGCCGGTGAGCAAATTTTATTTCAATCTGTTATCGATGTGCCGGGAAATACCCTTAACCTCGGCGCTGATCTTTCTGACGACCCTCTTACTGCACAATTAGATGATGCTACCACTATTACTATCTGTACTCCTAATAATGGTCCGCTGCCTGTTTCAATTTCCGACTTTAAAGGACAATTGAATCAAAGTAATGCTATATTAAACTGGACAACTCAACATGAATTGAACACCAATAAATTTGAAATTGAAAGAAGTTTTGATGGGGTAGATTTCGATAAATTAGCAGAATTACCTGCCAAAGCAAGTGGTGGAACTGCTACTAATTATCAATATACAGATGCCTATGTATATGGTGGCACTATAGTTTATTACAGGTTAAAAGCAATTGATAACGATGGGATCTTTAAATACAGTTCTGTTGTGACCTTAAAAATGAATGGAGCATTGTCACAAACGATCGTTTATCCGACTTCATTTTCTGATTTTTTATCAGTATATGCTAATATTGTTAAAAGAGGTAAAATAACCATTTATCTTTCTGATGCTGTTGGTAAAAAAGTTGCGGGTAAAACTGCTTTACTAGAGACAGGAAGCAATACAGTCACTTTAAACGGATTGGACAAATTGCAAAAAGGATTTTACTTTGTTAAGATCTACAATGAAAATGAATTTGTAGAAATTAGAAAAGTAATAAAACAATGA
- a CDS encoding DUF6923 family protein, translated as MKQISTKQLLSLVLVFLAFNAFAQTPWKCDGRAIGTWSATEGYNVTTNLYTASFTPSGNVVYVNKTATTGIGLNAIGFRKQDGVVYGVRYLNGNNNALIRIDSAGTMTNMGNISGMPGDAYYAGACDVNGYLYVIRNGGGESVVQNRRYYQSGYINW; from the coding sequence ATGAAACAAATTTCAACAAAACAACTTTTATCATTAGTATTAGTATTTCTTGCATTTAACGCCTTTGCGCAAACACCCTGGAAATGCGATGGCAGAGCCATTGGTACCTGGAGTGCCACAGAGGGTTACAATGTTACAACTAATCTTTACACAGCTTCTTTTACTCCTTCGGGTAATGTAGTTTATGTAAACAAAACTGCTACTACCGGTATAGGCTTAAATGCCATTGGTTTTAGAAAGCAGGATGGTGTTGTATATGGTGTCCGTTATTTAAATGGTAACAACAACGCTCTAATTCGTATTGATTCTGCAGGTACTATGACCAATATGGGGAATATCAGCGGTATGCCGGGTGATGCATACTATGCCGGAGCATGTGATGTAAATGGCTATTTGTATGTTATAAGAAATGGGGGGGGCGAATCAGTTGTACAAAATAGACGTTACTACCAGAGCGGCTACATTAATTGGTAG
- a CDS encoding DUF6923 family protein: MGNSWTKVIVVFLLMFFVGDLAAQTPWKCDGRAIGTYNPGSNSYTDDTKLYSAVFDAAGNVTYIDKTATAGIGLNAIGYRKQDGFVYGVRYTKGDNTVNELCRIDSAGSIVSVGDITGLKANVQYFAGAVDANGYLYVSSGSGSSPYQLYKIDIATRVATDLGTLTYRLIDMAFDPITNELYATSAAAETNTGNLIKINTATNPATITDLGSMQVFMFGIFFTDAAQLYGFGRAAIDNSTAYYKMSKTSSAIISAGAGPSATNADACSCPYRLSHTLQNKATCLNPGQDSSFTVTVTNITSTTVSARFTLTMDKRFFFTETATQIQNNVKASFPGSTAAVNITNSNGGTNNAIVISDIAVSATSLATAAASFKLAFKTKTSGFIAGEHISFQSVLDVPGGALNLGADVSDNPLTAQLDDATTLTICGPEDGSLPVSITDFKGQLNQKTTNLSWDAVQELNIQRYEVERSFNGESFAKLADVTAKGISNRTSYQFADVNIPANAVVYYRLKIVENSGLIKYSSIIALKMNDLTIQTTVYPSPFKDKLAVNTYAQTKGNMLIEIIDGTGRKLIEKNTNVTEGNNTITLNGLNGMQEGFYFIKVYNNGKLIQTKKTMKMQ, encoded by the coding sequence ATGGGAAATAGTTGGACAAAGGTTATTGTAGTTTTTCTGCTTATGTTTTTTGTGGGTGATCTTGCAGCTCAAACACCATGGAAATGTGATGGCAGAGCAATCGGGACATATAATCCGGGAAGCAATAGTTATACAGATGATACTAAATTATACTCTGCAGTTTTTGATGCAGCAGGTAATGTTACTTATATAGACAAAACAGCAACTGCCGGTATTGGGCTAAATGCTATTGGTTACAGAAAACAGGATGGTTTCGTTTATGGCGTACGTTATACAAAAGGAGATAATACTGTTAATGAACTTTGCCGTATAGACTCTGCAGGTTCTATCGTTTCAGTAGGAGACATTACTGGGCTTAAAGCGAATGTTCAATATTTCGCCGGAGCTGTTGATGCTAACGGTTACCTATATGTGTCATCCGGCAGCGGAAGTTCCCCATATCAATTATATAAAATTGATATTGCAACCAGAGTGGCAACCGATTTAGGAACACTTACTTATCGTTTGATCGATATGGCGTTTGATCCTATCACCAACGAATTATATGCAACGAGTGCGGCAGCAGAAACCAATACAGGTAATCTTATCAAAATAAATACAGCAACAAATCCGGCAACGATCACTGACCTTGGCAGTATGCAGGTATTTATGTTTGGTATTTTCTTTACAGATGCGGCACAATTATACGGCTTTGGTAGAGCGGCAATTGATAATAGCACTGCATACTATAAAATGAGTAAAACCAGTTCAGCTATTATATCAGCTGGCGCAGGTCCTTCTGCTACCAATGCTGATGCATGTAGCTGCCCTTACAGGTTATCTCATACATTGCAAAACAAAGCAACTTGCTTAAATCCCGGACAAGATTCTTCATTTACTGTGACGGTTACCAACATTACCTCTACTACTGTTAGTGCAAGGTTTACCCTTACTATGGATAAAAGATTTTTCTTTACTGAAACTGCTACACAAATTCAGAATAATGTAAAAGCGTCTTTTCCAGGTTCAACAGCGGCTGTTAATATTACCAACTCAAATGGGGGTACCAACAATGCGATCGTTATTTCGGATATAGCAGTTTCTGCTACTAGTTTAGCAACTGCTGCAGCTTCGTTTAAGCTTGCTTTTAAAACAAAAACATCCGGATTTATTGCCGGTGAACATATTTCGTTTCAATCTGTCTTAGATGTACCAGGAGGAGCCCTTAATCTTGGTGCGGATGTCTCTGACAACCCTCTTACTGCACAACTTGATGACGCCACTACACTTACTATTTGCGGTCCCGAAGATGGCTCATTACCCGTTTCTATTACTGATTTCAAAGGTCAGTTAAATCAAAAAACTACCAACTTAAGCTGGGATGCTGTTCAGGAACTGAACATCCAACGCTATGAAGTTGAAAGAAGCTTCAATGGTGAAAGCTTTGCTAAGTTGGCTGATGTAACTGCCAAAGGGATCAGTAATAGAACTTCTTATCAATTCGCTGATGTAAATATTCCTGCGAATGCGGTTGTTTATTACAGATTAAAAATTGTTGAAAACAGCGGCTTAATTAAGTACTCATCTATCATTGCATTAAAAATGAATGATCTTACAATACAAACTACAGTGTATCCATCTCCATTCAAAGACAAGTTGGCCGTTAATACTTATGCACAAACAAAAGGTAATATGTTGATCGAAATTATTGATGGTACCGGAAGGAAACTGATTGAAAAGAACACGAATGTAACAGAAGGGAACAATACAATAACATTAAACGGGTTAAATGGGATGCAGGAAGGTTTTTATTTCATAAAGGTGTACAATAATGGAAAATTGATTCAGACCAAAAAGACAATGAAGATGCAATAA
- a CDS encoding porin family protein, translating to MKYITLLLITFSICLLSVAQKNNHLDQDHENFFRIGAKAGVNINKIQGSSYKDGYNYNYQAGLFLQFNFSNRFGIQPEVSLVQTSTEFSDDNSNIYNDLFRGGTQKNAKLNYLEIPVLLNINVGPSKRVKLQLGPSFGNLLKETVDSLKTPQAFFKKSEVSAIGGLWLQLPVVNIGARYKIGLNNINAIDDKQVWRNQAFQIFIGLSF from the coding sequence ATGAAATATATTACACTACTACTTATTACCTTTTCTATATGCCTGTTGAGTGTTGCTCAAAAAAATAACCACCTTGATCAGGATCATGAAAATTTTTTCAGGATCGGAGCAAAAGCAGGAGTGAATATAAATAAGATCCAAGGTTCTTCTTATAAAGATGGGTACAATTATAATTACCAGGCGGGCTTATTTCTTCAGTTCAATTTTAGTAATCGTTTCGGAATACAGCCCGAGGTGAGTTTAGTGCAAACCTCTACAGAATTCTCTGATGATAATTCCAATATTTATAATGATCTCTTCAGAGGCGGTACGCAGAAAAATGCAAAACTGAATTATCTGGAAATACCAGTTTTATTGAACATCAATGTTGGGCCGAGTAAACGTGTGAAGCTTCAATTAGGGCCATCATTCGGAAACCTTTTAAAAGAAACAGTCGATAGCCTCAAAACACCACAGGCATTCTTTAAAAAATCTGAAGTAAGTGCTATAGGTGGTTTGTGGTTACAGTTACCTGTAGTAAATATTGGTGCCCGGTATAAAATTGGCTTGAATAATATCAATGCTATTGATGATAAACAAGTATGGAGAAACCAGGCTTTTCAAATTTTTATTGGTCTTTCTTTTTAG
- the fusA gene encoding elongation factor G has translation MADLRYQRNFGIAAHIDAGKTTTTERILYYTGVNHKIGEVHDGGATMDWMAQEQERGITITSAATTCFWNFPMVQGKKTPDTKQYKFNIIDTPGHVDFTVEVERSLRVLDGLLALFCAVSGVEPQSETVWRQANRYKVPRIGFVNKMDRSGADFLNVVKQVREMLGAKAVPLQLPIGAEDSFKGVVDLITMKGIVWNEHDMGMTFQEVPIPEDMAEEVAQYRQELIEAVAEYDEKLLEKFFDDPNTITEDEVHEAIRKATIDMSIIPMMCGSSFKNKGVQTALDAVVRYLPGPMDIEAIKGTNPDTDEEIFRHCDPKEPFSALAFKIMTDPFVGRLAFFRAYSGRLDAGSYVLNTRTGKKERISRIMQMHANKQNPVDFIEAGDIGAAVGFKDIKTGDTLCNEENPIVLESMTFPEPVISIAIEPKTQADVDKMGMAIAKLVEEDPTLRVRTDEETGQTILSGMGELHLEIIIDRMKREFKVEINQGAPMVAYKEAFRTTVQHRETYKKQTGGRGKFGDIAFDLGPADEEWLKANPLGGMQFVNEIFGGSIPKEFIAPIIKGFTTSMTSGVLAGYPVVDMKVRVHDGSYHDVDSDAISFELCAKQGFREAGRKAKPVLLEPIMKVEVLTPDQYMGDVTGDLNRRRGMLEGMDSKHGVQVIKAKVPLSEMFGYVTQLRSLSSGRATSTMEFSHYAPAPNNVAEEVIAKAKGKMKVEE, from the coding sequence ATGGCAGATTTACGTTATCAACGCAACTTTGGTATTGCCGCTCACATCGATGCCGGCAAAACCACTACAACAGAGCGTATTCTTTATTATACCGGTGTAAACCATAAAATTGGTGAAGTACATGACGGTGGCGCTACAATGGACTGGATGGCTCAGGAACAAGAAAGAGGTATCACTATTACAAGTGCTGCTACTACTTGCTTTTGGAACTTTCCAATGGTACAGGGTAAAAAAACACCTGATACTAAACAATACAAATTTAACATTATCGATACTCCAGGTCACGTGGATTTTACTGTAGAAGTAGAACGTTCACTTCGTGTATTGGATGGTTTATTAGCTTTGTTTTGTGCTGTATCTGGTGTAGAACCACAATCTGAAACTGTTTGGAGACAAGCTAACCGTTACAAAGTACCGCGTATTGGTTTTGTAAATAAAATGGATAGAAGTGGCGCTGACTTTTTGAACGTGGTAAAACAAGTTCGTGAAATGTTAGGTGCTAAAGCGGTACCATTACAATTACCGATTGGTGCTGAAGATAGCTTCAAAGGTGTGGTTGATCTGATCACCATGAAAGGTATCGTATGGAATGAGCATGATATGGGGATGACTTTTCAGGAAGTGCCTATTCCGGAAGATATGGCGGAAGAAGTTGCTCAATACCGTCAGGAATTGATCGAAGCGGTAGCGGAGTATGATGAAAAGCTATTGGAAAAATTCTTTGATGATCCTAATACGATCACTGAAGATGAAGTACATGAAGCGATTCGTAAAGCAACGATCGATATGTCTATCATTCCGATGATGTGTGGTTCGTCTTTCAAAAACAAAGGTGTACAAACAGCATTAGATGCAGTAGTAAGATATTTGCCTGGTCCGATGGATATTGAAGCAATCAAAGGAACAAATCCTGATACAGACGAAGAAATATTCCGTCATTGTGATCCTAAAGAGCCATTCAGTGCATTGGCATTTAAGATCATGACTGATCCTTTCGTAGGTCGTCTGGCTTTCTTCCGTGCATATAGCGGACGTTTAGATGCAGGTTCTTATGTTTTGAATACCCGTACAGGTAAAAAAGAACGTATCAGCCGTATCATGCAGATGCATGCAAACAAACAAAACCCGGTTGATTTTATCGAAGCAGGTGATATTGGAGCAGCGGTAGGATTTAAAGATATCAAAACAGGAGATACTTTATGTAATGAAGAAAATCCGATCGTTTTAGAATCTATGACCTTCCCTGAACCAGTTATCTCAATTGCTATTGAGCCTAAAACTCAGGCAGACGTTGATAAAATGGGTATGGCAATCGCTAAATTGGTAGAAGAAGATCCTACCTTACGTGTACGTACAGATGAAGAAACCGGTCAAACTATTTTGAGTGGTATGGGTGAACTTCACTTAGAGATCATCATCGATCGTATGAAACGTGAGTTCAAGGTTGAAATTAACCAAGGAGCTCCGATGGTTGCTTACAAAGAAGCATTCAGAACAACTGTTCAACATAGAGAGACATATAAGAAACAAACGGGTGGTCGTGGTAAATTCGGTGATATTGCATTTGACCTTGGCCCTGCTGATGAAGAATGGTTGAAAGCTAATCCGCTTGGTGGTATGCAGTTTGTAAATGAAATTTTTGGTGGTAGTATTCCAAAAGAATTTATTGCACCGATCATTAAAGGGTTTACAACTAGTATGACTTCGGGTGTGCTTGCTGGTTATCCTGTAGTTGATATGAAAGTTAGAGTACACGATGGTAGCTACCATGATGTGGATTCTGATGCTATCTCTTTCGAACTTTGTGCTAAGCAAGGTTTCCGTGAAGCAGGTCGTAAAGCAAAACCTGTTTTACTTGAACCAATCATGAAAGTAGAAGTATTAACTCCAGACCAATACATGGGTGATGTTACAGGTGATTTGAACCGTCGTCGCGGTATGCTAGAAGGTATGGATAGTAAACATGGAGTACAGGTAATCAAAGCTAAAGTTCCATTAAGCGAAATGTTTGGTTATGTAACTCAATTGCGTTCATTATCTTCAGGTCGTGCTACTTCAACCATGGAATTTAGTCATTACGCTCCGGCACCAAACAACGTTGCGGAAGAGGTAATAGCTAAAGCAAAAGGTAAAATGAAAGTAGAAGAGTAA
- a CDS encoding DEAD/DEAH box helicase, protein MKFTEFNFNENLVEGIQASGYEDATPVQEQVIPLVLQGKDVIASAQTGTGKTAAFLLPLINNIISAPIDHHSITALVIVPTRELAVQIAQHMEGLSYFTSVSSIAVYGGGDGNAFVQEKKALSAGADVVICTPGKMLAHINMGYVKLQGLKYLVLDEADRMLDMGFYDDIMRIIQALPAKRQNLLFSATMPTKIRELARKILHHPEEVNISISKPNEKIIQLAYVVYDTQKIPLVKYILGQKEFSSVLIFCSSKISVKQLNRELRRTTLKVDEIHSDLEQSKREEVLMHFKSGRLNILVATDILSRGIDIDNIGLVINYDVPHDGEDYVHRIGRTARAAADGTAITFISVKEQRKFGQIEKLLGRTVTKVPVPEQFGEAPEYNPTAFIPRDGKKSGKKPFRHNKDRSVNKR, encoded by the coding sequence GTGAAGTTCACAGAATTCAATTTTAACGAAAATTTAGTAGAAGGAATTCAGGCCTCAGGCTATGAAGATGCTACGCCGGTTCAGGAACAGGTAATTCCCCTTGTATTACAGGGTAAGGATGTGATTGCCTCAGCACAAACAGGAACTGGTAAAACTGCTGCTTTTTTGTTGCCACTGATCAATAATATTATCTCTGCACCTATTGATCATCATAGCATTACGGCACTGGTGATTGTTCCCACAAGGGAGCTGGCTGTTCAGATAGCTCAGCACATGGAAGGGCTTTCTTATTTCACCTCTGTTAGTTCAATTGCCGTATATGGTGGTGGAGATGGGAACGCCTTTGTACAGGAGAAAAAAGCACTCAGTGCCGGCGCTGATGTAGTAATCTGTACTCCGGGGAAAATGCTGGCCCATATTAATATGGGCTATGTAAAATTACAGGGGCTTAAATACCTTGTATTGGATGAGGCTGACAGAATGCTGGATATGGGCTTTTATGATGACATAATGCGTATCATACAAGCATTACCTGCCAAAAGACAAAATTTGCTGTTTTCCGCAACCATGCCGACTAAAATAAGAGAGTTGGCTCGTAAAATTTTACATCATCCCGAAGAAGTAAATATTTCCATTAGTAAGCCCAATGAGAAGATCATTCAATTGGCTTATGTGGTATATGATACGCAGAAGATACCACTGGTAAAATATATTTTGGGGCAAAAAGAGTTTTCGTCAGTATTGATCTTTTGCAGCAGTAAGATCAGTGTAAAGCAATTGAACAGAGAGTTGCGTCGAACCACTTTGAAGGTAGACGAGATACACAGCGATCTGGAGCAAAGCAAAAGAGAAGAGGTGTTGATGCATTTTAAGAGCGGAAGGTTAAATATTTTAGTTGCCACTGATATTTTAAGCAGGGGCATCGATATTGATAATATAGGATTAGTGATCAATTATGATGTACCACATGATGGGGAAGACTATGTACATCGTATTGGGCGTACTGCCAGAGCAGCGGCTGATGGGACAGCGATCACCTTTATCAGCGTAAAAGAGCAACGTAAGTTTGGGCAGATAGAAAAACTTTTAGGGAGAACTGTAACCAAAGTCCCTGTGCCTGAACAGTTTGGGGAAGCCCCCGAATACAATCCAACTGCATTTATACCTCGTGATGGCAAAAAATCCGGGAAAAAGCCATTCAGGCATAATAAGGATAGATCTGTCAATAAAAGGTAA